In Chaetodon trifascialis isolate fChaTrf1 chromosome 23, fChaTrf1.hap1, whole genome shotgun sequence, the following proteins share a genomic window:
- the LOC139351573 gene encoding high affinity immunoglobulin gamma Fc receptor I-like yields MRATLLFLLLLRTCQTSARSRASVTVSPSRSQYFEYEKVSVSCEQFGSGEWTVWRYTTNGLERVLSQCGSGWGIQTSSACDMKTVKLSDSGVYWCESKHRDSSNTINITVTGGSVILQIPVLPVMEGDDVTLHCKAKTPPSNLSADFYKDGVLVSAEPTSHMTIRNFTKSDQSSYKCHHSERGESLSSWLLMKDDSDSALLTVSPNSSQLFEYENLSLTCGGKNISDGWKVNRATKATTSGDKLNLQHCGVKWGTPTPFGCTLQTAKKPDSGIYWCESPAGQRSNSVNISVYDEAVVLQSPVLPVTEGHDVTLRCKTRTPPYNLPADFYKDGSLIRTELTGHMTIQRVSRADEGLYRCRISSRGESPPSWLFVRDPHGSAWSTADQTPSVLRVICHLVVISPYCISTALAVSLYRHTGRKRPVSMAMSPPGDRDEGLDQSHDADTADVTTEYHF; encoded by the exons ATGAGGGCAACGCTGCTTTTCCTCT TGTTGTTGAGGACCTGCCAGACGTCGGCTCGCAGTCGTG CCTCTGTGACGGTCTCTCCCAGCAGGTCTCAGTATTTCGAGTACGAGAAGGTTTCTGTGAGCTGTGAGCAGTTCGGCTCAGGTGAATGGACGGTGTGGAGGTACACAACAAATGG TTTGGAACGAGTTTTGTCCCAGTGCGGGTCGGGCTGGGGCATCCAGACCTCCTCTGCCTGCGACATGAAGACGGTCAAACTGTCGGACAGTGGAGTGTACTGGTGTGAgtccaaacacagagacagcagcaacacCATCAACATCACTGTTACTG GTGGGTCAGTGATCCTGCAGATTCCTGTGCTTCCTGTGATGGAGGGAGATGATGTCACTCTGCACTGTAAAGCAAAGACCCCTCCCTCCAACCTCTCAGCTGATTTCTATAAAGATGGCGTCCTCGTGAGCGCTGAGCCCACAAGTCACATGACCATCCGCAATTTTACCAAGTCTGATCAAAGTTCCTACAAATGTCACCACAGTGAACGTGGAGAGTCTCTGTCCAGCTGGCTGCTGATGAAAG ATGATTCTGACTCAGCGTTGCTCACAGTGTCGCCCAACTCGTCTCAGCTGTTTGAGTATGAGAATCTCTCTCTGACCTGCGGTGGCAAAAACATCTCTGACGGATGGAAGGTCAACAGGGCCACAAAGGCCACGACCTCTGGTGACAAGTTGAACTTGCAACACTGTGGAGTGAAATGGGGGACTCCTACACCCTTTGGCTGCACCCTCCAAACAGCCAAAAAGCCTGACAGTGGGATCTACTGGTGTGAGTCTCCTGCAGGGCAGCGGAGCAACTCTGTCAACATCAGTGTTTACG ATGAAGCGGTGGTCCTGCAGAGTCCTGTCCTCCCTGTGACGGAGGGACATGACGTGACCCTGCGCTGTAAAACCAGGACCCCTCCCTACAACCTCCCAGCTGATTTCTATAAAGATGGCTCCCTCATCAGGACTGAGCtgacaggtcacatgaccatcCAGCGCGTTTCCAGAGCGGATGAAGGACTCTACAGGTGTCGCATCAGCAGTCGTGGAGAGTCTCCACCCAGCTGGCTGTTTGTCAGAG ATCCTCATGGCTCGGCCTGGTCCACCGCAGACCAAACCCCGTCTGTGCTGAGAGTCATCTGCCACCTTGTGGTGATCTCCCCGTACTGCATCTCCACTGCCCTCGCGGTGTCTTTGTACCGGCACACAG GAAGGAAGCGGCCTGTTTCTATGGCGATGTCTCCACCTGGTGACCGTGATGAAGGACTGGACCAATCACATGATGCCGACACTGCTGATGTCACCACCGAGTATCATTTCTGA
- the LOC139351574 gene encoding Fc receptor-like A, translating into MCRDGTRLMWLLLLTSLLRCTARQARLTLSPSRSQLFQDEYVSLSCEEDSGWTVRRNTARETRAQCEDWGQPAGSSCNISHIVRWDSGVYWCESREGATSNTINITVTDGPVVLQSPVLPVTEGHDVTLRCQTRTPPSNLPADFYKDGSLIRTEPTGHMTIQRVSRADEGLYRCRISSRGESPPSWIAVTGAPTTTPPPPSTAGASSSSSSPPPPPPPPPPPPLLVWVCVPPVCGVVLLVGLVLLVRRCVGRKPAGSDAVPVSSAVQRPGDARRTGDSDLVYSAVKRREDVTYGQINVRANSWRESPAETQVVYSTLRSTLTPSHQSNQ; encoded by the exons ATGTGCCGCGATGGGACCAGACTCATGTGGCTGCTCT TGCTGACGTCGCTGCTGCGCTGCACGGCACGCCAAG ctcgTCTCACGCTGAGTCCCAGCAGATCTCAGCTGTTTCAAGATGAATATGTCTCTCTGAGCTGCGAGGAGGACAGTGGAtggacagtgaggaggaacaCGGCCAGAGAGACCAGGGCTCAGTGTGAGGACTGGGGACAACCTGCTGGTTCGTCCTGTAACATCAGCCATATCGTCAGATGGGACAGTGGAGTTTACTGGTGTGAGTCCAGAGAGGGAGCGACCAGTAACACCATCAACATCACTGTCACTG ATGGACCGGTGGTCCTGCAGAGTCCTGTCCTCCCTGTGACGGAGGGACATGACGTGACCCTGCGCTGCCAAACCAGGACCCCTCCCTCCAACCTCCCGGCTGATTTCTATAAAGATGGCTCCCTCATCAGGACTGAGCcgacaggtcacatgaccatcCAGCGCGTTTCCAGGGCGGATGAAGGACTCTACAGGTGTCGCATCAGCAGTCGTGGAGAGTCTCCACCCAGCTGGATCGCTGTCACAG gagcACCCACCaccacacctcctccaccctccactgctggagcctcctcctcctcttcctcccctcctcctcctcctcctcctcctcctcctcctcctctcctggtgtgggtgtgtgttccACCTGTCTGTGGTGTGGTGTTACTGGTTGGACTGGTTCTGCTGGTGAGGCGATGTGTTGGGAGGAAACCTGCAG GCAGCGATGCCGTCCCAGTCTCCTCCGCTGTCCAAAGACCAGGAGACGCCCGCAGGACGGGAG ACTCTGATCTCGTTTACTCGGCCGTGAAAAGACGTGAAGACGTCACTTATGGACAAATAAACGTCCGAGCGAACAGCTGGAGAG AGTCTCCAGCAGAGACGCAGGTGGTCTACTCCACCCTGAGGTCCACCCTCACACCTTCACACCAGTCCAACCAGTGA
- the LOC139351575 gene encoding myelin protein zero-like protein 2, producing the protein MMAVMARSDQLLVDFFCFLLLSVLSAAEDQQEVKVKPEQDVALQCRAPRGSSITLVEWNRADLKSDGYVFFYRNKRSYDNFQHPSFHGRVKLRDPEMKDGDASVVLMKVSVNDTGTYDCRIIVVDAGRAEATPPEIKHLIRLTVTDPDGNVWSGVNVAAAAVGSLVVLVVVVLVVVVVVCRKCKRLEQKPCGAPSDGTGGWTA; encoded by the exons ATGATGGCAGTCATGGCTCGATCAGACCAGCTTCTCGTGgatttcttctgtttcctgcttctctctgtgctctctgcagcCGAAG ACCAGCAAGAGGTCAAAGTGAAGCCCGAGCAGGACGTCGCTCTTCAGTGTCGCGCTCCCAGAGGTTCCTCCATCACGCTGGTGGAGTGGAACAGAGCTGACCTGAAGTCAGATGGTTACGTGTTCTTTTACCGCAACAAGCGCTCGTACGACAACTTCCAGCATCCATCTTTTCACGGTCGAGTGAAGCTGAGAGATCCAGAGATGAAGGACGGAGACGCTTCTGTGGTTCTGATGAAGGTCAGCGTCAACGACACGGGAACGTACGACTGTCGAATCATAGTCGTCGACGCGGGACGTGCTGAGGCCACGCCCCCTGAGATCAAACACCTCATCCGCCTCACAGTGACTGACCCAG aTGGAAACGTCTGGAGTGGAGTGAacgtggctgcagctgctgtcggGTCTCTTGTCGTTCTGGTTGTTGTCGTtcttgttgttgtcgttgttgtttgTAGAAAATGTAAACGTCTCGAGCAGAAGCCATGCGGAGCTCCTTCTGATGGGACAGGTGGATGGACGGCCTGA
- the LOC139351576 gene encoding myelin protein zero-like protein 2 translates to MILKAVLSCFLLSPLVSALTDQQEVKVKPEQDVALQCRAPRGSSITLVEWNRADLKSDGYVFFYRNKRSYDNFQHPSFHGRVKLRDPEMKDGDASVVLMKVSVNDTGTYDCQIIVVDAGRAEATPPEIKHLIRLTVTDPDGNVWSGVNVAAAAVGSLVVVVVVVVIVVVVCRKCKRGGWMA, encoded by the exons ATGATTTTGAAGgctgtcctctcctgcttcctgtTGTCCCCTCTGGTCTCAGCgctgacag ACCAGCAAGAGGTCAAAGTGAAGCCCGAGCAGGACGTCGCTCTTCAGTGTCGCGCTCCCAGAGGTTCCTCCATCACGCTGGTGGAGTGGAACAGAGCTGACCTGAAGTCAGATGGTTACGTGTTCTTTTACCGCAACAAGCGCTCGTACGACAACTTCCAGCATCCATCTTTTCACGGTCGAGTGAAGCTGAGAGATCCAGAGATGAAGGACGGAGACGCTTCTGTGGTTCTGATGAAGGTCAGCGTCAACGACACGGGAACGTACGACTGTCAAATCATAGTCGTCGACGCGGGACGTGCTGAGGCCACGCCCCCTGAGATCAAACACCTCATCCGCCTCACAGTGACTGACCCAG aTGGAAACGTCTGGAGTGGAGTGAacgtggctgcagctgctgtcggGTCtcttgttgttgtcgttgttgttgttgtcattgttgttgttgtttgtagaAAATGTAAACGTGGTGGATGGATGGCCTGA
- the LOC139351214 gene encoding kinesin-like protein KIF1C isoform X2, with translation MAGASVKVAVRVRPFNSRETGRNAKCVIQMQGNTTCISNPKQPKDGAKNFTFDHSYWSHTTADDPSFASQIQVYKDIGEEMLLHAFEGYNVCIFAYGQTGAGKSYTMMGKQEAGQEGIIPQLCEDLFQRTGQNTDPDLTYSVEVSYMEIYCERVRDLLNPKSQGTLRVREHPILGPYVEDLSKLAVTGFTDIRDLMDAGNKARTVAATNMNETSSRSHAVFTIVFTQKRRDQMTSLDTEKVSKISLVDLAGSERADSSGAKGTRLKEGANINKSLTTLGKVISALAEMSNKKRKSDFIPYRDSVLTWLLKENLGGNSRTAMIAALSPADINYEETLSTLRYADRAKQIRCNAVINEDPNAKLIRELKAEVERLRNLLFSQGLQELLHNSVNNNGLGGVAGASPSPLQLALTANGVTPENGSTPAGAESASAGDAPVDPDHLTEDGEDGEDAEEADGSEPISKEEAAERLLETEKIIAELNETWEEKLRKTESIRLERESLLAEMGVSIKEDGGTLGVFSPKGTPHLVNLNEDPLMSECLIYYIKEGFTRVGQQDVDIKLSGHFIKEIHCVFVSETNDQGEVVVTLEPLVGAETYVNGKQITDAVVLKQGNRIVMGKNHVFRFNHPEQARLERERSATAEQQGEPEDWNYAQRELLEKQGIDIKLEMEKRLQDMEIQYRKEKEEADLLLEQHRLYADSDSGDDSDKRSCEESWRLISSLREKLPANKVQSIVKRCGLPSSGKRREPLRVYQIPQRRRISKDPKRVTMEDLRMQAVKEICYEVALGDFRHSRQEIEALSIVKMKELCRMYAKKDSNERESWRAVAQDVCDTVGIGEERSPPTEEGGGGGGGGAGGGETVEGGEKKNMYDLKAHIDKLTDILEEVKLQNNMKDEEIKALRDRMIKMESVIPVQDDDVNGEEGESPQRDGDRDGDGGGDGDSPFQSDHRVKRLMDEDPAFRRGRLRWLKQEQQRILNLQQQNITKKLRGQTQNQGHNAPVVPIHLPGTGRFIPPQECKLKFPFKSNPAHRLSWGPASAALQALGLGEGAGDGGEQREEGGGGGVVEGKVSPSPPPQSQSPALLPLPFQPPPPRMRTPSPHRAWQQRNQGGSYYHHQGSNQNHQRRYRRNSLDSSAHGNGNYDQHHGGGGHQGRPRQRRGVSPGPGGERGGGRGGGRDRDGGFHFNQHQHHQYHHHPYYNPHNAPFQPGPHPNYHSLPRSGVPPPPADMLLGAGPPPGGWGFTTPPRMRRQFSAPDLKNNKETPI, from the exons CTGTGCGAGGACTTGTttcagaggacaggacagaacacCGACCCCGACCTGACCTACTCGGTGGAG GTGTCCTACATGGAGATCTACTGTGAGCGGGTCCGGGATCTGTTAAACCCAAAGTCCCAGGGGACTTTGCGGGTCCGGGAGCATCCCATCCTGGGTCCCTATGTGGAGGATCTGTCCAAACTGGCTGTGACCGGATTCACCGACATCCGGGACCTGATGGACGCCGGCAACAAAGCTCG GACGGTCGCTGCCACAAACATGAACGAGACGTCATCGAGGTCACACGCCGTCTTCACCATCGTCTTCACCCAAAAACGACGAGACCAGATGACCAGCCTGGATActgagaag GTCAGCAAGATCAGTCTGGTGGACCTGGCTGGAAGCGAGCGGGCGGATTCCTCGGGGGCAAAGGGCACTCGactcaag gaagGAGCGAACATCAATAAGTCTCTGACCACTCTGGGAAAAGTCATATCAGCTTTGGCCGAAATG AGcaacaagaagaggaaaagtgACTTCATTCCCTACAGAGACTCTGTTCTCACCTGGCTGCTGAAGGAAAACCTGG gaggaAACTCTCGGACGGCCATGATCGCTGCTCTGAGTCCTGCTGACATCAACTACGAAGAAACGCTGAGCACGCTGAG GTACGCTGACCGCGCCAAACAGATCCGCTGCAACGCCGTGATCAACGAAGACCCGAACGCCAAGCTGATCCGAGAGCTGAAGGCGGAGGTGGAACGACTGAGGAACCTGCTGTTCTCCCAGggcctgcaggagctgctccACAACTCAG tcaacAACAATGGCTTAGGTGGTGTTGCAGGTGCGTCCCCCTCCCCGCTGCAGCTGGCCCTCACAGCCAATGGGGTCACACCTGAGAATGGCTCCACCCCTGCAG GCGCTGAGTCGGCGTCTGCGGGCGACGCACCTGTTGATCCTGACCACCTGACGGAGGACggagaggacggagaggacGCGGAGGAGGCGGACGGCTCGGAGCCCATCAGTAAAGAGGAAGCGGCGGAGCGGCTGCTG GAGACGGAGAAGATCATCGCCGAGCTGAACGAGACGTGGGAAGAGAAGCTCAGGAAGACGGAATCCATTCGGCTCGAGAG AGAGTCCCTGCTGGCAGAGATGGGCGTGTCCATCAAAGAAGATGGAGGAACTCTGGGCGTCTTCTCTCCCAAAGGG aCGCCTCACCTGGTCAATCTGAACGAAGACCCTTTGATGTCCGAGTGTCTCATCTACTACATCAAGGAGGGCTTCACCAG ggtTGGACAGCAGGATGTGGACATCAAGCTGTCCGGTCACTTCATAAAAGagattcactgtgtgtttgtcagtgagacCAACGACCAGGGAGAAG tggtggTGACTCTGGAGCCGTTAGTTGGAGCGGAGACGTACGTGAACGGGAAGCAGATCACCGACGCCGTCGTCCTCAAACAAG GTAACCGCATCGTGATGGGGAAGAACCACGTGTTCCGGTTCAACCACCCGGAGCAGGCGAGGCTGGAGAGAGAGCGCAGCGCCACGGCCGAACAGCAGGGGGAGCCGGAGGACTGGAACTACGCCCAGagggagctgctggagaagcaGGGCATCGACATCAAactggagatggagaagag ACTGCAGGACATGGAGATTCAGTACCgtaaagagaaggaggaggccGATCTGCTGCTGGAGCAACACAGACTG TATGCAGACAGTGACAGCGGTGATGACTCAGACAAACGTTCCTGTGAGGAGAGCTGGAGGCTGATCTCCTCCCTGAGAGAGAAGCTACCTGCCAACAAG GTGCAGTCCATTGTGAAGCGCTGTGGTCTTCCCAGCagtgggaagaggagggagccTCTCAGAGTTTATCAGATccctcagaggaggaggatcagCAAAGACCCCAAACGGGTCACCATGGAAGACCTCCGCATGCAGGCCGTCAAAGAGATCTGCTATGAG GTGGCTCTGGGAGACTTCCGTCACTCCCGTCAGGAGATCGAAGCGCTGTCCATCGTCAAGATGAAGGAACTCTGCCGCATGTACGCCAAGAAGGACTCCAACgagagggagagctggaggGCCGTCGCCCAGGACGTCTGCGACACCGTGGGCAtcggagaggagaggagcccCCCCacggaggagggaggaggaggaggaggaggaggagcaggaggaggagagacggtggagggaggagagaaaaaaaacatgtatgaCCTGAAGGCTCACATCGATAAACTGACTGATATCTTAGAG GAAGTGAAGCTGCAGAACAACATGAAGGACGAGGAGATCAAAGctctgagagacagaatgaTCAAGATGGAAAGCGTCATACCTGTCCAG GACGATGATGTGAACGGCGAGGAGGGCGAGTCACCACAGAGAGACGGGGACCGGGACGGTGATGGGGGCGGGGACGGGGACAGCCCCTTCCAGTCAGATCACAGAGTGAAGCGACTGATGGACGAGGACCCGGCGTTCAGGAGAGGACGCCTCCGCTGGCTGAAACAGGAGCAGCAGCGCATCctgaacctgcagcagcagaacatcACCAAGAAGCTGCGAGGACAAACCCAGAACCAGG GTCACAACGCCCCCGTCGTCCCCATTCACCTCCCTGGGACCGGCCGCTTCATCCCTCCTCAGGAGTGCAAGCTCAAGTTCCCCTTCAAGAGTAACCCCGCCCACCGGCTGTCATGGGGACCAGCCAGCGCCGCCCTGCAGGCTCTGGGTCTGGGGGAAGgagcaggagatggaggagagcagcgggaggagggaggaggaggaggcgtaGTGGAGGGTAAAgtctctccctcacctcctcctcagagtcagtctcctgctctcttgCCCCTCCCTTTCCAGCCTCCGCCCCCCCGCATGCGCACCCCCAGCCCTCATCGTGCCTGGCAACAGCGTAACCAGGGCGGGTCCTACTACCACCACCAGGGCAGCAACCAAAACCACCAGCGGCGCTACCGCCGCAACTCTCTGGACAGCTCCGCCCACGGCAACGGCAACTACGACCAGCATCATGGTGGCGGGGGTCACCAGGGGCGAccgagacagaggaggggggtgtCGCCCGGGCctggaggggagagaggtggggggagaggaggagggagggacagagacgGGGGCTTCCATTTTAATCAGCACCAGCATCATCAGTACCATCACCATCCCTACTACAACCCCCACAATGCACCATTCCAGCCAGGACCTCACCCCAACTACCACAGCCTGCCGCGCTCTGGGGTCCCGCCCCCTCCTGCTGACATGCTGCTGGGGGCGGGGCCACCCCCTGGTGGGTGGGGCTTCACCACCCCGCCCAGAATGAGACGACAGTTCAGCGCACCGGACCTCAAAAACAACAAGGAGACCCccatctga
- the LOC139351214 gene encoding kinesin-like protein KIF1C isoform X1: protein MAGASVKVAVRVRPFNSRETGRNAKCVIQMQGNTTCISNPKQPKDGAKNFTFDHSYWSHTTADDPSFASQIQVYKDIGEEMLLHAFEGYNVCIFAYGQTGAGKSYTMMGKQEAGQEGIIPQLCEDLFQRTGQNTDPDLTYSVEVSYMEIYCERVRDLLNPKSQGTLRVREHPILGPYVEDLSKLAVTGFTDIRDLMDAGNKARTVAATNMNETSSRSHAVFTIVFTQKRRDQMTSLDTEKVSKISLVDLAGSERADSSGAKGTRLKEGANINKSLTTLGKVISALAEMQSNKKRKSDFIPYRDSVLTWLLKENLGGNSRTAMIAALSPADINYEETLSTLRYADRAKQIRCNAVINEDPNAKLIRELKAEVERLRNLLFSQGLQELLHNSVNNNGLGGVAGASPSPLQLALTANGVTPENGSTPAGAESASAGDAPVDPDHLTEDGEDGEDAEEADGSEPISKEEAAERLLETEKIIAELNETWEEKLRKTESIRLERESLLAEMGVSIKEDGGTLGVFSPKGTPHLVNLNEDPLMSECLIYYIKEGFTRVGQQDVDIKLSGHFIKEIHCVFVSETNDQGEVVVTLEPLVGAETYVNGKQITDAVVLKQGNRIVMGKNHVFRFNHPEQARLERERSATAEQQGEPEDWNYAQRELLEKQGIDIKLEMEKRLQDMEIQYRKEKEEADLLLEQHRLYADSDSGDDSDKRSCEESWRLISSLREKLPANKVQSIVKRCGLPSSGKRREPLRVYQIPQRRRISKDPKRVTMEDLRMQAVKEICYEVALGDFRHSRQEIEALSIVKMKELCRMYAKKDSNERESWRAVAQDVCDTVGIGEERSPPTEEGGGGGGGGAGGGETVEGGEKKNMYDLKAHIDKLTDILEEVKLQNNMKDEEIKALRDRMIKMESVIPVQDDDVNGEEGESPQRDGDRDGDGGGDGDSPFQSDHRVKRLMDEDPAFRRGRLRWLKQEQQRILNLQQQNITKKLRGQTQNQGHNAPVVPIHLPGTGRFIPPQECKLKFPFKSNPAHRLSWGPASAALQALGLGEGAGDGGEQREEGGGGGVVEGKVSPSPPPQSQSPALLPLPFQPPPPRMRTPSPHRAWQQRNQGGSYYHHQGSNQNHQRRYRRNSLDSSAHGNGNYDQHHGGGGHQGRPRQRRGVSPGPGGERGGGRGGGRDRDGGFHFNQHQHHQYHHHPYYNPHNAPFQPGPHPNYHSLPRSGVPPPPADMLLGAGPPPGGWGFTTPPRMRRQFSAPDLKNNKETPI, encoded by the exons CTGTGCGAGGACTTGTttcagaggacaggacagaacacCGACCCCGACCTGACCTACTCGGTGGAG GTGTCCTACATGGAGATCTACTGTGAGCGGGTCCGGGATCTGTTAAACCCAAAGTCCCAGGGGACTTTGCGGGTCCGGGAGCATCCCATCCTGGGTCCCTATGTGGAGGATCTGTCCAAACTGGCTGTGACCGGATTCACCGACATCCGGGACCTGATGGACGCCGGCAACAAAGCTCG GACGGTCGCTGCCACAAACATGAACGAGACGTCATCGAGGTCACACGCCGTCTTCACCATCGTCTTCACCCAAAAACGACGAGACCAGATGACCAGCCTGGATActgagaag GTCAGCAAGATCAGTCTGGTGGACCTGGCTGGAAGCGAGCGGGCGGATTCCTCGGGGGCAAAGGGCACTCGactcaag gaagGAGCGAACATCAATAAGTCTCTGACCACTCTGGGAAAAGTCATATCAGCTTTGGCCGAAATG CAGAGcaacaagaagaggaaaagtgACTTCATTCCCTACAGAGACTCTGTTCTCACCTGGCTGCTGAAGGAAAACCTGG gaggaAACTCTCGGACGGCCATGATCGCTGCTCTGAGTCCTGCTGACATCAACTACGAAGAAACGCTGAGCACGCTGAG GTACGCTGACCGCGCCAAACAGATCCGCTGCAACGCCGTGATCAACGAAGACCCGAACGCCAAGCTGATCCGAGAGCTGAAGGCGGAGGTGGAACGACTGAGGAACCTGCTGTTCTCCCAGggcctgcaggagctgctccACAACTCAG tcaacAACAATGGCTTAGGTGGTGTTGCAGGTGCGTCCCCCTCCCCGCTGCAGCTGGCCCTCACAGCCAATGGGGTCACACCTGAGAATGGCTCCACCCCTGCAG GCGCTGAGTCGGCGTCTGCGGGCGACGCACCTGTTGATCCTGACCACCTGACGGAGGACggagaggacggagaggacGCGGAGGAGGCGGACGGCTCGGAGCCCATCAGTAAAGAGGAAGCGGCGGAGCGGCTGCTG GAGACGGAGAAGATCATCGCCGAGCTGAACGAGACGTGGGAAGAGAAGCTCAGGAAGACGGAATCCATTCGGCTCGAGAG AGAGTCCCTGCTGGCAGAGATGGGCGTGTCCATCAAAGAAGATGGAGGAACTCTGGGCGTCTTCTCTCCCAAAGGG aCGCCTCACCTGGTCAATCTGAACGAAGACCCTTTGATGTCCGAGTGTCTCATCTACTACATCAAGGAGGGCTTCACCAG ggtTGGACAGCAGGATGTGGACATCAAGCTGTCCGGTCACTTCATAAAAGagattcactgtgtgtttgtcagtgagacCAACGACCAGGGAGAAG tggtggTGACTCTGGAGCCGTTAGTTGGAGCGGAGACGTACGTGAACGGGAAGCAGATCACCGACGCCGTCGTCCTCAAACAAG GTAACCGCATCGTGATGGGGAAGAACCACGTGTTCCGGTTCAACCACCCGGAGCAGGCGAGGCTGGAGAGAGAGCGCAGCGCCACGGCCGAACAGCAGGGGGAGCCGGAGGACTGGAACTACGCCCAGagggagctgctggagaagcaGGGCATCGACATCAAactggagatggagaagag ACTGCAGGACATGGAGATTCAGTACCgtaaagagaaggaggaggccGATCTGCTGCTGGAGCAACACAGACTG TATGCAGACAGTGACAGCGGTGATGACTCAGACAAACGTTCCTGTGAGGAGAGCTGGAGGCTGATCTCCTCCCTGAGAGAGAAGCTACCTGCCAACAAG GTGCAGTCCATTGTGAAGCGCTGTGGTCTTCCCAGCagtgggaagaggagggagccTCTCAGAGTTTATCAGATccctcagaggaggaggatcagCAAAGACCCCAAACGGGTCACCATGGAAGACCTCCGCATGCAGGCCGTCAAAGAGATCTGCTATGAG GTGGCTCTGGGAGACTTCCGTCACTCCCGTCAGGAGATCGAAGCGCTGTCCATCGTCAAGATGAAGGAACTCTGCCGCATGTACGCCAAGAAGGACTCCAACgagagggagagctggaggGCCGTCGCCCAGGACGTCTGCGACACCGTGGGCAtcggagaggagaggagcccCCCCacggaggagggaggaggaggaggaggaggaggagcaggaggaggagagacggtggagggaggagagaaaaaaaacatgtatgaCCTGAAGGCTCACATCGATAAACTGACTGATATCTTAGAG GAAGTGAAGCTGCAGAACAACATGAAGGACGAGGAGATCAAAGctctgagagacagaatgaTCAAGATGGAAAGCGTCATACCTGTCCAG GACGATGATGTGAACGGCGAGGAGGGCGAGTCACCACAGAGAGACGGGGACCGGGACGGTGATGGGGGCGGGGACGGGGACAGCCCCTTCCAGTCAGATCACAGAGTGAAGCGACTGATGGACGAGGACCCGGCGTTCAGGAGAGGACGCCTCCGCTGGCTGAAACAGGAGCAGCAGCGCATCctgaacctgcagcagcagaacatcACCAAGAAGCTGCGAGGACAAACCCAGAACCAGG GTCACAACGCCCCCGTCGTCCCCATTCACCTCCCTGGGACCGGCCGCTTCATCCCTCCTCAGGAGTGCAAGCTCAAGTTCCCCTTCAAGAGTAACCCCGCCCACCGGCTGTCATGGGGACCAGCCAGCGCCGCCCTGCAGGCTCTGGGTCTGGGGGAAGgagcaggagatggaggagagcagcgggaggagggaggaggaggaggcgtaGTGGAGGGTAAAgtctctccctcacctcctcctcagagtcagtctcctgctctcttgCCCCTCCCTTTCCAGCCTCCGCCCCCCCGCATGCGCACCCCCAGCCCTCATCGTGCCTGGCAACAGCGTAACCAGGGCGGGTCCTACTACCACCACCAGGGCAGCAACCAAAACCACCAGCGGCGCTACCGCCGCAACTCTCTGGACAGCTCCGCCCACGGCAACGGCAACTACGACCAGCATCATGGTGGCGGGGGTCACCAGGGGCGAccgagacagaggaggggggtgtCGCCCGGGCctggaggggagagaggtggggggagaggaggagggagggacagagacgGGGGCTTCCATTTTAATCAGCACCAGCATCATCAGTACCATCACCATCCCTACTACAACCCCCACAATGCACCATTCCAGCCAGGACCTCACCCCAACTACCACAGCCTGCCGCGCTCTGGGGTCCCGCCCCCTCCTGCTGACATGCTGCTGGGGGCGGGGCCACCCCCTGGTGGGTGGGGCTTCACCACCCCGCCCAGAATGAGACGACAGTTCAGCGCACCGGACCTCAAAAACAACAAGGAGACCCccatctga